The proteins below come from a single Neospora caninum Liverpool complete genome, chromosome IX genomic window:
- a CDS encoding putative selective LIM-binding factor, with protein MKSQYHNWLMQTGQEEKAGDVALRIAKDPETAVKCFMNGGMPFKAAGVIALHENAAFRPGLLESVAEALTACGLHEKAGDIYQRLGETKNAVLAYRKGSAFKKAVELSREVRPSDVVEIEEEWGDWLLGRHEPDAALNHFLEAACSRKAVEAALKAKQWKRALECLQDLIATEGEDTARPYLLDLAKTFTAMGSLSEAERCFCQAGCSKDAVVMYVEAGFLDRGLKLASERLSAAERRVVVMEIAQNLEERRKLEEAEKAYLSIEEYDDVIAMHRRNGQVEEMLQRVSLYRPDLLEATHRTLGEEMEAAGNLDEAEQFYTRGGLWRLAVGMYRQLGKWDAAARVARKEGEAAHNEVIRALAQETVAAEGLSAACQLLLQHQFPEDAVKLALDAEDFPLALHIAETSAEHMLEAVNLQMATVHEEKGDCCTAEKHFVRAGRATEAIEMYRHLGAWEDAIRVASAHAPDTVSDLLVCQAKSLASEDDTKGAERLFVEAERPDLAVNMYLSKCMQTEAMAVSREHCPQLLPELVKRTACAEGGPKTAAELIELANAFEAAGEVDAAIDVCCSATSAMVPDNSLLNKIWLTAVKLAETKAAHRVKGISAEVARKMIDASGPSLDVARLFQAAGRAAEAVKCLVACEEWEKARELAAAVAPECLPFVDEARRQKLISARDIATLLAIGDGPAAIQVAAEEGTWDASLSLAKECAPGVVPQIVNAYCRALIREKREDEAANIFLHSATTLSSEGRLLICELAQSLYSSLHASDEDRARCLPLVKRLLMKLFSSTRGEREGEQNEGLALSIGRVQREADRAEENEEKHRRVLLLVSHYLSVLDIAGKHIQEDVKEAAAKTAVAILRHAKEFRSDEAFYRAGQHCRKAGWTGMAFFFLNRYLDIADAIDEPGGTSLASSDFELTDIPAPEELRIPETHSL; from the exons ATGAAATCTCAATATCACAACTGGCTGATGCAAACTGGTCAG gaagagaaggcaggcgacgTGGCGTTGCGAATTGCGAAAGACCCCGAAACGGCGGTGAAGTGCTTCATGAACGGTGGCATGCCGTTCAAGGCCGCTGGCGTGATTGCGTTACACGAGAACGCGGCCTTCCGTCCTGGGTTGTTGGAGTCAGTGGCCGAGGCTCTGACTGCATGCGGACTCCACGAGAAGGCTGGGGACATCTACCAGAGACTcggcgagacaaaaaacgcTGTTTTGGCGTACCG CAAAGGCTCTGCCTTCAAGAAGGCTGTGGAACTTTCGAGAGAGGTTCGGCCCTCAGATGTCGTGGAGATCGAGGAAGAATGGGGGGATTGGCTGCTCGGGCGACATGAG CCCGACGCAGCGCTGAACCACTTTCTGGAGGCGGCGTGCTCGAGGAAAGCCGTCGAAGCCGCGTTGAAGGCAAAGCAGTGGAAAAGAGccctcgagtgtctccaaGATTTGATCgccacagaaggcgaagacacagCCAGGCCGTACCTCCTCGACTTGGCCAAGACGTTCACTGCGATGGGCAGTCTTTCAGAAGCCGAACGATGCTTCTGCCAA GCTGGTTGCAGCAAAGATGCCGTCGTGATGTATGTGGAAGCGGGATTCTTGGACCGAGGCTTGAAG CTCGCCTCGGaacgtctctctgcggccgAACGCAGGGTAGTCGTCATGGAGATCGCGCAAAATCttgaagagcgaagaaagctCGAG gaagcggagaaggcgtACCTGTCGATTGAGGAGTATGACGACGTGATAGCGATGCACAGACGGAACGGTCAAGTCGAGGAAATGCTCCAGCGCGTCTCGTTGTACAG GCCTGACCTCCTGGAAGCGACGCACAGAACTCTGGGCGAGGAGATGGAGGCGGCGGGGAACCTCGACGAAGCGGAGCAATTCTACACAC GTGGCGGCTTGTGGAGGCTCGCCGTCGGCATGTACAGACAGCTGGGCAAGTGGGATGCCGCCGCTCGCGTTGCtcgaaaagaaggcgaggcggcgcacaACGAAGTCATTCGGGCTCTCGCCCAAGAGACAGTTGCCGCGGAGGGCCTTTCGGCCGCTTGCCAGTTGCTCTTGCAG CACCAGTTTCCGGAGGATGCAGTCAAGCTGGCCCTAGACGCCGAGGACTTTCCTTTGGCTCTTCATATCGCCGAAACTTCCGCGGAACACATGCTAGAAGCTGTGAACCTTCAAATGGCGACGGTGCacgaagaaaagggcgaCTGCTGCACGGCAGAGAAGCACTTTGTGAGAGCTGGGAGGGCCACCGAGGCAATTGAgatgtacagacacctg GGCGCCTGGGAAGATGCAatccgcgtcgcctctgcccACGCTCCCGACACCGTTTCAGACCTGCTCGTTTGCCAAGCAAAAAGCCTCGCCAGCGAAGATGACACCAAG GGAGCGGAGCGTCTGTTTGTCGAGGCCGAGCGCCCAGATTTGGCAGTGAACATGTACCTCTcgaagtgcatgcagacggaaGCAATGGCCGTCAGCAGAGAGCATTGCCCACAGCTATTGCCGGAACTCGTGAAAAGAACGGCGTGTGCCGAGGGTGGACCGAAAACTGCAGCGGAGCTCATCGAACTGGCAAAT GCGTTTGAGGCTGCAGGGGAAGTTGATGCCGCCATCGACGTCTGTTGCAGCGCAACTTCCGCCATGGTCCCTGACAATTCGCTGTTGAACAAGATTTGGTTGACCGCT GTAAAGTTggcggaaacgaaggcggcgcaTCGTGTCAAAGGCATCTCCGCGGAAGTGGCAAGAAAAATGATTGACGCGTCTGGTCCCTCTCTAGACGTCGCCAGGCTCTTCCAAGCAGCCGGTCGGGCAGCCGAAGCCGTGAAA TGTCTCGTGGCGTGCGAAGAGTGGGAAAAGGCCCGTGAGCTGGCGGCTGCAGTTGCGCCCGagtgtctccctttcgtcgACGAGGCTCGCAGACAGAAGCTGATTTCTGCGAGAGATATCGCAACCCTTCTTGCGATCGGCGATGGCCCAGCAGCCATCCAAGTCGCTGCAGAAGAGGGGACCTGGgatgcctcgctctcgctcgcgaAGGAATGCGCACCTGGAGTGGTTCCGCAAATCGTCAACGCCTATTGCCGG GCTCTGAttcgagagaagcgggaagacgaggctgcAAACATCTTCCTTCATTCTGCAACTACTCTGAGCAGTGAAGGCAGGCTGCTGATTTGCGAGCTCGCTCAGAGTCTCTACagctctctgcatgcaagtgACGAAGACCGAGCGCGATGCCTTCCCCTGGTCAAACGCCTTCTGATGAAGCTGTTTTCTTCCACACgtggagaacgagaaggcgaacaaAACGAAGGTCTGGCGCTGAGCATCGGCAgagtgcagagagaagctgaTCGGgccgaggagaacgaggagaaacatCGGAGAGTTCTGCTCCTTGTTTCTCACTATTTATCTGTTCTTGACATAGCGGGAAAACACATTCAAGAGGACGTGAAAGAAGCTGCGGCGAAAACCGCTGTCGCCATTCTGAG GCACGCAAAAGAATTTCGCTCCGACGAGGCCTTTTACAGGGCTGGGCAGCACTGCAGGAAAGCTGGGTGGACGGGCAtggctttcttcttcttgaaTCG ATATCTTGACATTGCCGACGCGATCGATGAGCCTGGCGGCACCTCGCTTGCCAGCTCCGATTTTGAACTTACAGACATTCCCGCTCCGGAAGAACTCCGCATTCCCGAAACGCACTCCCTGTAG